The Drosophila teissieri strain GT53w chromosome X, Prin_Dtei_1.1, whole genome shotgun sequence genome has a segment encoding these proteins:
- the LOC122624463 gene encoding uncharacterized protein DDB_G0271670 isoform X2 gives MTFYWWSHWFWITLILGVNLLSSHVHTYPSQEAESLTSSPHTQSQTPSQTQPVRTTKLYQTTVTQTWGPATQSNIMDLTHRPTTSRPVVTPSYGAGPELAQVADVDQAVELQEEQEVVEEEELPLNDREQEQDEISDQEREEDETDSDPDADADIEDAVANEELAQFEFKRSADFTSDQLNNFTNFSSSTSTNGSSSSSTTTKPVAISSSSPATTTTSTAKALATSPAAATTPRAGGSASSSTPAGSAATPSTPKIHTEWLSDELLAGATGGVGSGVTAEGEKAPFTLENANKEDELRRAESEHRSRKSKVLSAEYKHINRYINFSGDTKSLLTRSASAAPSVAGGVTGSGFYDGGVGDEGNISSEALAIQRTYFLDAGAISAICFTVFGVCCTVGTIGIVLYRRRYLNKPQALSEPDSSVYIDDSTMRDNSDEMYSLDNDSFLNSLEAMTIQNYWTDTVKHTKL, from the exons ATGACTTTCTACTGGTGGTCACACTGGTTCTGGATAACCCTGATCCTGGGTG tTAACTTGCTGTCCAGCCATGTCCACACATATCCTAGCCAGGAGGCGGAGTCACTGACCTCCAGTCCGCAtacccaatcccaaacccCATCCCAAACGCAGCCCGTGCGCACCACCAAGCTCTACCAAACGACGGTGACCCAGACGTGGGGCCCAGCCACCCAGAGCAACATCATGGACCTAACCCACCGACCCACCACCAGCCGGCCGGTGGTGACCCCCAGTTATGGTGCTGGCCCCGAACTGGCCCAGGTCGCTGACGTTGACCAGGCGGtggagctgcaggaggagcaggaggtggtggaggaggaggagctgccgcTCAACGATCgtgagcaggagcaggatgagATCTCTGACCAGGAGCGGGAGGAGGATGAGACAGATTCAGATccagatgcggatgcggatatCGAGGACGCTGTAGCAAACGAGGAGCTGGCGCAATTCGAGTTCAAGCGATCGGCGGATTTTACCTCCGACCAGTTGAATAACTTTACGAATTTTAGCAGTAGCACTAG TacaaatggcagcagcagcagtagcaccACCACAAAACCTGTTGCAATCAGCAGCAGTAGTCCGGCCACCACAACAACCAGCACCGCGAAAGCGTTGGCCACATCGCcggcagctgcaacaacaccAAGGGCCGGAGGCAGTGCATCCTCATCCACGCCCGCTGGCTCCGCGGCAACGCCATCCACGCCCAAGATCCACACCGAGTGGTTGTCCGATGAGCTGCTGGCGGGTGCGACTGGTGGCGTGGGGTCAGGGGTCACGGCCGAGGGCGAAAAGGCGCCGTTCACCCTGGAAAATGCCAACAAGGAGGACGAACTTAGGCGTGCCGAAAGCGAGCATAGATCGCGAAAATCGAAGGTTCTATCCGCGGAGTATAAGCACATCAATCGCTACATCAATTTCTCTGGCGACACCAAGAGTCTTCTGACCAGATCCGCCTCCGCGGCGCCCAGCGTTGCGGGGGGTGTTACGGGATCAGGGTTCTACGACGGAGGCGTCGGCGACGAGGGCAACATCTCATCCGAGGCACTGGCCATTCAG CGCACGTATTTCCTGGATGCAGGTGCCATTTCGGCGATTTGCTTCACTGTCTTCGGCGTTTGCTGCACAGTGGGCACCATTGGGATCGTCCTGTATCGCCGTCGGTATCTGAACAAGCCGCAGGCTCTCAGCGAACCGGACTCGAGTGTCTATATCGATGATAGCACCATGCGG GACAATTCGGATGAGATGTACAGCCTGGACAACGACTCGTTTCTCAATTCGCTGGAGGCGATGACAATACAGAACTACTGGACGGATACGGTCAAACATACAAAGCTTTAA
- the LOC122624307 gene encoding uncharacterized protein LOC122624307 isoform X1 has product MNSNSCSDSSNESMVNPSHIQMNFGQQTQQQQSHQHHHQQQQQQERYVWEMRTRSPNVTPASTVLNSPDLNAELSYVPLQGLSPSGGGGQGSGGYGSSAGRDSGGYYYQRPQLHQIRLGRSPGSQFETRDVLPQGLASPGSPTDVGKADGQCLRDGEIVVFDDIDTNWMNKASSGQRPGSNEDVLKVTKMIGQLPIAEYEGSPRRFGNQPNTNTTTMGGPRKRPPGFPQRVSPTTSAANNATAAAKASVGNLIDLVDHEEERSGTLREKTPTFDYLYEFSETRKVLEEFFKANPEDEKRYTDYTTESGDDVASSQPQEYPATPMEQAYIGQRLARIPKDELYMVHRSPIKKPPSDQNPATAYQEHNDIELYIDSNSRSSGDLADTELEANLRRHSRNFTLSPETTDYDSNCGDLDSLSNDINCPTDYGKLYTSMPVLEDGLSSGHASDTENNVSVLCDKQQSSQSQPIHEHNGNGERLENDYNVMSASMATLTTDASQSALISDFASLPMPPAPPPSSPPQIEIADASESMTMAADADNPLDSHYGAVYAAALASSHTEKSAGSGLGVAPVTAGVTLPSQAASEIQEAMKEIRSALQRAKTQPEKLKFCDEVLPTDPDSPVWVPRKGTTVSAAQGATADEEPDTDLETDRLLGQQRHDEQDFFADQSLADNNANEGTDIASNGHLNGTSDNNNPNPMNNTKPQAYSTATIRQGIGTSLTPNSPDICQIVGTTDISISSPEKLQFTKSPTGSIKSLKDSANSDKKAKSRNKEGLLEPKVLIEGVLFRARYLGSTQLVCEGQPTKSTRMMQAEEAVSRIKAPEGESQPSTEVDLFISTEKIMVLNTDLKEIMMDHALRTISYIADIGDLVVLMARRRFVPNSVVDPSITSPLGDVSTPGIGEEESPPKEPLSKHNRTPKMICHVFESDEAQFIAQSIGQAFQVAYMEFLKANGIENESLAKEMDYQEVLNSQEIFGDELEIFAKKELQKEVVVPKAKGEILGVVIVESGWGSMLPTVVIANLMSSGAAARCGQLNIGDQLIAINGMSLVGLPLSTCQSYIRNAKNQTAVKFTVVPCPPVVEVKILRPKALFQLGFSVQNGVICSLLRGGIAERGGVRVGHRIIEINNQSVVAVPHDTIVKLLSSSVGEILMKTMPTSMFRLLTGQETPIYI; this is encoded by the exons ATGAACTCAAACTCCTGCAGTGACAGCAGTAACGAGTCCATGGTCAATCCCTCGCACATACAGATGAACTTTGGCCagcagacgcagcagcagcaatcgcatcagcaccatcaccagcagcagcagcagcaggagcgaTATGTGTGGGAGATGCGAACCCGTAGCCCAAATGTGACGCCAGCCAGCACGGTGCTCAATTCGCCGGATCTCAATGCCGAACTGTCCTACGTTCCGCTGCAGGGTCTTTCGCCATCGGGCGGCGGCGGTCAGGGATCCGGCGGTTATGGTTCGAGTGCGGGCCGTGATTCTGGCGGCTATTACTACCAGCGACCGCAATTGCATCAAATTCGACTGGGTAGAAGTCCGGGCAGCCAGTTCGAGACACGGGATGTGCTGCCGCAG GGATTGGCCAGCCCCGGCTCGCCAACGGATGTGGGCAAGGCGGACGGTCAGTGCCTGCGTGACGGTGAGATCGTGGTGTTCGACGACATCGACACCAACTGGATGAACAAGGCATCGAGTGGTCAGCGTCCTGGCAGCAATGAGGATGTCCTCAAGGTGACCAAAATGATTGGCCAGCTGCCAATTGCCGAGTACGAGGGATCGCCGCGACGATTTGGCAATCAGCCGAATACAAATACAACTACCATGGGTGGTCCTAGAAAACGTCCGCCGGGTTTCCCGCAAAGAGTGTCGCCCACAACCAGTGCCGCTAATAATGCGACTGCCGCTGCAAAAGCATCTGTGGGCAACCTCATCGATCTGGTCGACCACGAGGAAGAGCGTTCGGGGACGCTTCGCGAGAAGACCCCTACTTTCGACTACCTGTACGAATTCTCAGAGACCAGAAAGGTGCTGGAGGAGTTCTTCAAGGCGAATCCGGAGGACGAGAAGCGGTACACGGATTACACCACGGAAAGTGGCGACGATGTCGCTAGTTCG CAGCCACAAGAGTACCCAGCTACGCCCATGGAGCAGGCATATATTGGCCAGCGGCTGGCGAGAATACCCAAAGATGAGCTCTACATGGTGCACCGATCGCCTATTAAGAAGCCA CCCAGTGACCAGAATCCAGCGACGGCCTACCAGGAGCATAATGATATTGAGCTGTATATTGATTCGAATAGCCGAAGCAGCGGCGATCTGGCGGACACCGAGCTGGAGGCCAATCTGCGGCGACATTCGCGAAACTTTACCCTGTCACCCGAGACGACGGATTACGATTCGAATTGCGGCGATTTGGACAGTCTGTCTAACGACATCAACTGTCCCACGGATTATGGCAAACTGTATACGAGCATGCCTGTCCTAGAAGATGGCCTGAGCAGTGGCCACGCTTCCGACACGGAGAACAACGTGTCCGTGCTCTGTGACAAGCAGCAGTCGTCCCAGTCGCAGCCCATCCACGAGCACAACGGCAATGGCGAGCGGTTGGAGAACGACTACAATGTGATGAGCGCCAGCATGGCCACATTGACCACAGATGCCTCGCAATCGGCGCTGATAAGCGACTTCGCCTCACTGCCCATGCCCCCGGCTCCGCCTCCATCATCGCCGCCCCAAATCGAGATCGCCGATGCAAGTGAATCCATGACCATGGCCGCAGATGCTGATAATCCACTAGACAGTCACTACGGTGCGGTTTATGCAGCAGCTTTGGCAAGTTCTCACACGGAAAAGTCAGCGGGATCTGGACTGGGAGTGGCTCCAGTAACTGCGGGGGTAACTTTGCCATCGCAGGCTGCTTCCGAAATCCAGGAGGCCATGAAGGAGATACGATCCGCCTTGCAGCGTGCTAAAACGCAGCCGGAAAAGCTGAAATTCTGCGACGAAGTGCTGCCCACGGATCCAGACTCACCCGTTTGGGTTCCACGCAAGGGGACGACGGTCTCAGCGGCCCAAGGTGCGACGGCGGATGAGGAACCAGACACTGATCTGGAAACAGATCGCCTGTTGGGTCAGCAGCGGCACGATGAGCAGGATTTCTTCGCCGATCAG TCCCTGGCTGATAACAATGCCAATGAGGGCACGGATATTGCCAGCAATGGGCATCTAAATGGCACGTCGGACAACAATAATCCCAATCCAATGAATAACACCAAGCCGCAAGCCTACTCGACGGCCACCATCCGACAAGGCATCGGCACCTCGCTGACACCGAATTCGCCGGACATTTGCCAGATCGTGGGCACGACTGACATCTCCATAAGCTCGCCGGAAAAGCTGCAGTTCACCAAAAGTCCAACGGGCTCAATAAAATCTCTGAAGGATTCTGCGAACTCGGACAAGAAGGCCAAATCGCGGAACAAAGAGG GTCTCTTGGAACCCAAAGTTCTCATTGAGGGCGTGTTGTTTCGAGCCAGATACCTTGGATCCACTCAACTTGTCTGCGAGGGTCAGCCGACCAAGTCGACCAGAATGATGCAGGCTGAGGAGGCCGTTTCCAGGATCAAG GCTCCCGAGGGCGAAAGTCAGCCGAGCACTGAAGTGGACCTGTTCATATCAACCGAGAAGATAATGGTGCTTAACACGGATCTCAAGGAGATCATGATGGACCATGCGCTGCGTACTATATCCTATATAGCCGACATTGGCGATCTAGTTGTGCTGATGGCTCGTCGCAGATTCGTACCGAATAGCGTTGTAGATCCATCGATCACCAGTCCATTGGGTGATGTTTCCACTCCGGGAATTGGCGAGGAGGAGTCGCCGCCCAAGGAGCCACTCAGCAAGCACAATCGTACGCCCAAAATGATCTGCCATGTGTTCGAGAGCGATGAGGCGCAGTTCATAGCTCAGTCCATTGGACAGGCTTTCCAG GTGGCCTACATGGAGTTCCTGAAGGCAAACGGCATCGAAAACGAGAGCCTGGCCAAAGAGATGGACTACCAGGAAGTGCTCAACAGCCAGGAGATTTTCGGTGACGAGCTGGAGATCTTTGCCAAAAAAGAGCTGCAAAAGGAGGTGGTTGTGCCGAAGGCCAAGGGCGAAATCCTAGGCGTGGTGATCGTAGAGAGTGGCTGGGGTTCCATGCTGCCCACCGTGGTGATTGCCAACCTGATGAGCTCCGGAGCAGCTGCCCGCTGCGGCCAGCTGAACATCGGTGACCAGCTGATCGCCATTAACGGCATGAGCCTGGTGGGACTGCCGCTGTCCACCTGCCAGAGCTACATTCGCAATGCCAAGAACCAAACTGCCGTCAAGTTCACCGTTGTGCCCTGTCCGCCCGTCGTCGAGGTCAAGATCCTGCGGCCCAAGGCGCTTTTCCAGTTGGGTTTTAGTGTTCAAAATGGCGTG aTCTGCAGTCTTCTGCGTGGAGGAATCGCTGAGCGGGGCGGAGTACGCGTTGGCCACCGCATCATTGAGATTAACAACCAGAGTGTTGTGGCCGTGCCACACGATACCATTGTTAAGCTGTTGTCATCCTCAGTGGGCGAG ATTCTGATGAAGACAATGCCCACGTCCATGTTTCGTTTGCTCACCGGTCAGGAGACGCcaatctatatataa
- the LOC122624463 gene encoding uncharacterized protein DDB_G0271670 isoform X1 — MTFYWWSHWFWITLILGVNLLSSHVHTYPSQEAESLTSSPHTQSQTPSQTQPVRTTKLYQTTVTQTWGPATQSNIMDLTHRPTTSRPVVTPSYGAGPELAQVADVDQAVELQEEQEVVEEEELPLNDREQEQDEISDQEREEDETDSDPDADADIEDAVANEELAQFEFKRSADFTSDQLNNFTNFSSSTSTNGSSSSSTTTKPVAISSSSPATTTTSTAKALATSPAAATTPRAGGSASSSTPAGSAATPSTPKIHTEWLSDELLAGATGGVGSGVTAEGEKAPFTLENANKEDELRRAESEHRSRKSKVLSAEYKHINRYINFSGDTKSLLTRSASAAPSVAGGVTGSGFYDGGVGDEGNISSEALAIQRTYFLDAGAISAICFTVFGVCCTVGTIGIVLYRRRYLNKPQALSEPDSSVYIDDSTMRVSDNSDEMYSLDNDSFLNSLEAMTIQNYWTDTVKHTKL; from the exons ATGACTTTCTACTGGTGGTCACACTGGTTCTGGATAACCCTGATCCTGGGTG tTAACTTGCTGTCCAGCCATGTCCACACATATCCTAGCCAGGAGGCGGAGTCACTGACCTCCAGTCCGCAtacccaatcccaaacccCATCCCAAACGCAGCCCGTGCGCACCACCAAGCTCTACCAAACGACGGTGACCCAGACGTGGGGCCCAGCCACCCAGAGCAACATCATGGACCTAACCCACCGACCCACCACCAGCCGGCCGGTGGTGACCCCCAGTTATGGTGCTGGCCCCGAACTGGCCCAGGTCGCTGACGTTGACCAGGCGGtggagctgcaggaggagcaggaggtggtggaggaggaggagctgccgcTCAACGATCgtgagcaggagcaggatgagATCTCTGACCAGGAGCGGGAGGAGGATGAGACAGATTCAGATccagatgcggatgcggatatCGAGGACGCTGTAGCAAACGAGGAGCTGGCGCAATTCGAGTTCAAGCGATCGGCGGATTTTACCTCCGACCAGTTGAATAACTTTACGAATTTTAGCAGTAGCACTAG TacaaatggcagcagcagcagtagcaccACCACAAAACCTGTTGCAATCAGCAGCAGTAGTCCGGCCACCACAACAACCAGCACCGCGAAAGCGTTGGCCACATCGCcggcagctgcaacaacaccAAGGGCCGGAGGCAGTGCATCCTCATCCACGCCCGCTGGCTCCGCGGCAACGCCATCCACGCCCAAGATCCACACCGAGTGGTTGTCCGATGAGCTGCTGGCGGGTGCGACTGGTGGCGTGGGGTCAGGGGTCACGGCCGAGGGCGAAAAGGCGCCGTTCACCCTGGAAAATGCCAACAAGGAGGACGAACTTAGGCGTGCCGAAAGCGAGCATAGATCGCGAAAATCGAAGGTTCTATCCGCGGAGTATAAGCACATCAATCGCTACATCAATTTCTCTGGCGACACCAAGAGTCTTCTGACCAGATCCGCCTCCGCGGCGCCCAGCGTTGCGGGGGGTGTTACGGGATCAGGGTTCTACGACGGAGGCGTCGGCGACGAGGGCAACATCTCATCCGAGGCACTGGCCATTCAG CGCACGTATTTCCTGGATGCAGGTGCCATTTCGGCGATTTGCTTCACTGTCTTCGGCGTTTGCTGCACAGTGGGCACCATTGGGATCGTCCTGTATCGCCGTCGGTATCTGAACAAGCCGCAGGCTCTCAGCGAACCGGACTCGAGTGTCTATATCGATGATAGCACCATGCGGGTGAGT GACAATTCGGATGAGATGTACAGCCTGGACAACGACTCGTTTCTCAATTCGCTGGAGGCGATGACAATACAGAACTACTGGACGGATACGGTCAAACATACAAAGCTTTAA
- the LOC122624307 gene encoding uncharacterized protein LOC122624307 isoform X2: MNSNSCSDSSNESMVNPSHIQMNFGQQTQQQQSHQHHHQQQQQQERYVWEMRTRSPNVTPASTVLNSPDLNAELSYVPLQGLSPSGGGGQGSGGYGSSAGRDSGGYYYQRPQLHQIRLGRSPGSQFETRDVLPQGLASPGSPTDVGKADGQCLRDGEIVVFDDIDTNWMNKASSGQRPGSNEDVLKVTKMIGQLPIAEYEGSPRRFGNQPNTNTTTMGGPRKRPPGFPQRVSPTTSAANNATAAAKASVGNLIDLVDHEEERSGTLREKTPTFDYLYEFSETRKVLEEFFKANPEDEKRYTDYTTESGDDVASSPQEYPATPMEQAYIGQRLARIPKDELYMVHRSPIKKPPSDQNPATAYQEHNDIELYIDSNSRSSGDLADTELEANLRRHSRNFTLSPETTDYDSNCGDLDSLSNDINCPTDYGKLYTSMPVLEDGLSSGHASDTENNVSVLCDKQQSSQSQPIHEHNGNGERLENDYNVMSASMATLTTDASQSALISDFASLPMPPAPPPSSPPQIEIADASESMTMAADADNPLDSHYGAVYAAALASSHTEKSAGSGLGVAPVTAGVTLPSQAASEIQEAMKEIRSALQRAKTQPEKLKFCDEVLPTDPDSPVWVPRKGTTVSAAQGATADEEPDTDLETDRLLGQQRHDEQDFFADQSLADNNANEGTDIASNGHLNGTSDNNNPNPMNNTKPQAYSTATIRQGIGTSLTPNSPDICQIVGTTDISISSPEKLQFTKSPTGSIKSLKDSANSDKKAKSRNKEGLLEPKVLIEGVLFRARYLGSTQLVCEGQPTKSTRMMQAEEAVSRIKAPEGESQPSTEVDLFISTEKIMVLNTDLKEIMMDHALRTISYIADIGDLVVLMARRRFVPNSVVDPSITSPLGDVSTPGIGEEESPPKEPLSKHNRTPKMICHVFESDEAQFIAQSIGQAFQVAYMEFLKANGIENESLAKEMDYQEVLNSQEIFGDELEIFAKKELQKEVVVPKAKGEILGVVIVESGWGSMLPTVVIANLMSSGAAARCGQLNIGDQLIAINGMSLVGLPLSTCQSYIRNAKNQTAVKFTVVPCPPVVEVKILRPKALFQLGFSVQNGVICSLLRGGIAERGGVRVGHRIIEINNQSVVAVPHDTIVKLLSSSVGEILMKTMPTSMFRLLTGQETPIYI, translated from the exons ATGAACTCAAACTCCTGCAGTGACAGCAGTAACGAGTCCATGGTCAATCCCTCGCACATACAGATGAACTTTGGCCagcagacgcagcagcagcaatcgcatcagcaccatcaccagcagcagcagcagcaggagcgaTATGTGTGGGAGATGCGAACCCGTAGCCCAAATGTGACGCCAGCCAGCACGGTGCTCAATTCGCCGGATCTCAATGCCGAACTGTCCTACGTTCCGCTGCAGGGTCTTTCGCCATCGGGCGGCGGCGGTCAGGGATCCGGCGGTTATGGTTCGAGTGCGGGCCGTGATTCTGGCGGCTATTACTACCAGCGACCGCAATTGCATCAAATTCGACTGGGTAGAAGTCCGGGCAGCCAGTTCGAGACACGGGATGTGCTGCCGCAG GGATTGGCCAGCCCCGGCTCGCCAACGGATGTGGGCAAGGCGGACGGTCAGTGCCTGCGTGACGGTGAGATCGTGGTGTTCGACGACATCGACACCAACTGGATGAACAAGGCATCGAGTGGTCAGCGTCCTGGCAGCAATGAGGATGTCCTCAAGGTGACCAAAATGATTGGCCAGCTGCCAATTGCCGAGTACGAGGGATCGCCGCGACGATTTGGCAATCAGCCGAATACAAATACAACTACCATGGGTGGTCCTAGAAAACGTCCGCCGGGTTTCCCGCAAAGAGTGTCGCCCACAACCAGTGCCGCTAATAATGCGACTGCCGCTGCAAAAGCATCTGTGGGCAACCTCATCGATCTGGTCGACCACGAGGAAGAGCGTTCGGGGACGCTTCGCGAGAAGACCCCTACTTTCGACTACCTGTACGAATTCTCAGAGACCAGAAAGGTGCTGGAGGAGTTCTTCAAGGCGAATCCGGAGGACGAGAAGCGGTACACGGATTACACCACGGAAAGTGGCGACGATGTCGCTAGTTCG CCACAAGAGTACCCAGCTACGCCCATGGAGCAGGCATATATTGGCCAGCGGCTGGCGAGAATACCCAAAGATGAGCTCTACATGGTGCACCGATCGCCTATTAAGAAGCCA CCCAGTGACCAGAATCCAGCGACGGCCTACCAGGAGCATAATGATATTGAGCTGTATATTGATTCGAATAGCCGAAGCAGCGGCGATCTGGCGGACACCGAGCTGGAGGCCAATCTGCGGCGACATTCGCGAAACTTTACCCTGTCACCCGAGACGACGGATTACGATTCGAATTGCGGCGATTTGGACAGTCTGTCTAACGACATCAACTGTCCCACGGATTATGGCAAACTGTATACGAGCATGCCTGTCCTAGAAGATGGCCTGAGCAGTGGCCACGCTTCCGACACGGAGAACAACGTGTCCGTGCTCTGTGACAAGCAGCAGTCGTCCCAGTCGCAGCCCATCCACGAGCACAACGGCAATGGCGAGCGGTTGGAGAACGACTACAATGTGATGAGCGCCAGCATGGCCACATTGACCACAGATGCCTCGCAATCGGCGCTGATAAGCGACTTCGCCTCACTGCCCATGCCCCCGGCTCCGCCTCCATCATCGCCGCCCCAAATCGAGATCGCCGATGCAAGTGAATCCATGACCATGGCCGCAGATGCTGATAATCCACTAGACAGTCACTACGGTGCGGTTTATGCAGCAGCTTTGGCAAGTTCTCACACGGAAAAGTCAGCGGGATCTGGACTGGGAGTGGCTCCAGTAACTGCGGGGGTAACTTTGCCATCGCAGGCTGCTTCCGAAATCCAGGAGGCCATGAAGGAGATACGATCCGCCTTGCAGCGTGCTAAAACGCAGCCGGAAAAGCTGAAATTCTGCGACGAAGTGCTGCCCACGGATCCAGACTCACCCGTTTGGGTTCCACGCAAGGGGACGACGGTCTCAGCGGCCCAAGGTGCGACGGCGGATGAGGAACCAGACACTGATCTGGAAACAGATCGCCTGTTGGGTCAGCAGCGGCACGATGAGCAGGATTTCTTCGCCGATCAG TCCCTGGCTGATAACAATGCCAATGAGGGCACGGATATTGCCAGCAATGGGCATCTAAATGGCACGTCGGACAACAATAATCCCAATCCAATGAATAACACCAAGCCGCAAGCCTACTCGACGGCCACCATCCGACAAGGCATCGGCACCTCGCTGACACCGAATTCGCCGGACATTTGCCAGATCGTGGGCACGACTGACATCTCCATAAGCTCGCCGGAAAAGCTGCAGTTCACCAAAAGTCCAACGGGCTCAATAAAATCTCTGAAGGATTCTGCGAACTCGGACAAGAAGGCCAAATCGCGGAACAAAGAGG GTCTCTTGGAACCCAAAGTTCTCATTGAGGGCGTGTTGTTTCGAGCCAGATACCTTGGATCCACTCAACTTGTCTGCGAGGGTCAGCCGACCAAGTCGACCAGAATGATGCAGGCTGAGGAGGCCGTTTCCAGGATCAAG GCTCCCGAGGGCGAAAGTCAGCCGAGCACTGAAGTGGACCTGTTCATATCAACCGAGAAGATAATGGTGCTTAACACGGATCTCAAGGAGATCATGATGGACCATGCGCTGCGTACTATATCCTATATAGCCGACATTGGCGATCTAGTTGTGCTGATGGCTCGTCGCAGATTCGTACCGAATAGCGTTGTAGATCCATCGATCACCAGTCCATTGGGTGATGTTTCCACTCCGGGAATTGGCGAGGAGGAGTCGCCGCCCAAGGAGCCACTCAGCAAGCACAATCGTACGCCCAAAATGATCTGCCATGTGTTCGAGAGCGATGAGGCGCAGTTCATAGCTCAGTCCATTGGACAGGCTTTCCAG GTGGCCTACATGGAGTTCCTGAAGGCAAACGGCATCGAAAACGAGAGCCTGGCCAAAGAGATGGACTACCAGGAAGTGCTCAACAGCCAGGAGATTTTCGGTGACGAGCTGGAGATCTTTGCCAAAAAAGAGCTGCAAAAGGAGGTGGTTGTGCCGAAGGCCAAGGGCGAAATCCTAGGCGTGGTGATCGTAGAGAGTGGCTGGGGTTCCATGCTGCCCACCGTGGTGATTGCCAACCTGATGAGCTCCGGAGCAGCTGCCCGCTGCGGCCAGCTGAACATCGGTGACCAGCTGATCGCCATTAACGGCATGAGCCTGGTGGGACTGCCGCTGTCCACCTGCCAGAGCTACATTCGCAATGCCAAGAACCAAACTGCCGTCAAGTTCACCGTTGTGCCCTGTCCGCCCGTCGTCGAGGTCAAGATCCTGCGGCCCAAGGCGCTTTTCCAGTTGGGTTTTAGTGTTCAAAATGGCGTG aTCTGCAGTCTTCTGCGTGGAGGAATCGCTGAGCGGGGCGGAGTACGCGTTGGCCACCGCATCATTGAGATTAACAACCAGAGTGTTGTGGCCGTGCCACACGATACCATTGTTAAGCTGTTGTCATCCTCAGTGGGCGAG ATTCTGATGAAGACAATGCCCACGTCCATGTTTCGTTTGCTCACCGGTCAGGAGACGCcaatctatatataa